The Campylobacter armoricus sequence GCAACTCATGCAGGTAATAATGTAGGCATGGGAAAAGATCATACAATTTTTGCTTTAATTGATGGTTTTGTAAAATTCGAAAGAAAAGATAAAAATAGAAAAAAAGTTTCTGTTTATCCTGCATAATTTTTAAGGCTACTTTGTAGCCTTTTTCTTCTTTTTAATC is a genomic window containing:
- the rpmA gene encoding 50S ribosomal protein L27; translation: MAHKKGQGSTQNNRDSIGRRLGVKKFGGEFVRAGNIIIRQRGTATHAGNNVGMGKDHTIFALIDGFVKFERKDKNRKKVSVYPA